In the Clostridium beijerinckii genome, one interval contains:
- the nifJ gene encoding pyruvate:ferredoxin (flavodoxin) oxidoreductase: protein MRKMKTMDGNTAAAHISYAFTEVSAIFPITPSSPMAEHVDEWVAQGRKNIFGQPVKVMEMQSEAGAAGAVHGSLQAGALTTTYTASQGLLLMIPNMYKISGEMLPGVFHVSARALATSALNIFGDHQDVMAARQTGFAMLAEGSVQEVMDLAAVAHLTAIKTRIPFLNFFDGFRTSHEVQKIEVLEYDELASLLDWDSVKAFRERALNPNHPVTRGTAQNADIYFQERESVNKFYNELPETVENYMAEITKLTGREYHCFDYYGAPDADRVIIAMGSATDVCEETIDYLNANGQKVGVIKVRLFRPFSNERLLAAIPKTVKKIAVLDRTKEPGSTGEPLYLDVRNAFYGQADAPLIVGGRFGLGSKDPNPGHIAAVYANLAQDAPKNGFTIGIVDDVTNTSLEVTEDIDATPEGTTSCKFWGLGSDGTVGANKSAIKIIGDNTDMYAQAYFFYDSKKSGGITVSHLRFGKKAIKSPYLINKADFVSCSNQSYIHKYNVLEGLKPGSTFLLNTIWSPEDLEEKLPASYKRFLANNNIKFYTINAVGIAQEIGLGGRINMIMQSAFFKLANIIPVEDAIKHLKDSVVTSYGKKGEKVVNMNNAAIDKGVESIVAIDIPEAWKTVADEAPVEIKHATKFVKDIVIPMNRQEGDQLPVSAFAGMEDGTFENGTAAFEKRGIAVNVPEWDKDKCIQCNQCSMVCPHASIRPFLLTEAEKNAAPSANKAVAAKGLKTEEPLFYTMGVTPLDCSGCGNCAQVCPAPGKALVMKPQESQHDQIEAWDYLTHDISAKKNPMNKKTVKGSQFEQPLLEFSGACAGCGETPYVKAITQLVGDRMMVANATGCTSIWGGSAPSTPYTKNKNGHGPAWANSLFEDNAEYGLGMFLGVKAIRERIAEKAEAAIAANDPAKAELQEWLDNVDEGEGTRERADKLTAALEASNTELAKEILAEKDYFVKRSQWIFGGDGWAYDIGYGGVDHVLASGEDVNILVVDTEVYSNTGGQSSKATPTAAIAKFAASGKKTKKKDLGMMAMSYGYVYVAQINMGADKNQVMKAIAEAEAYKGPSLIIAYAPCINHGLRIGMGNSQEEAKRATACGYWQMYRFNPELKDAGKNPFTLDSKEPTADFKEFLMGEVRYSSLAKAFPEQADALFEKTKKDAMERLEGYKKLANQQ, encoded by the coding sequence ATGAGAAAAATGAAAACTATGGACGGTAATACTGCAGCAGCTCATATATCTTATGCATTTACAGAAGTTTCTGCAATATTCCCAATTACACCATCATCACCAATGGCAGAACATGTAGATGAATGGGTAGCACAAGGAAGAAAGAACATATTTGGACAACCTGTAAAAGTTATGGAAATGCAATCAGAAGCTGGAGCAGCTGGTGCAGTTCATGGATCTTTACAAGCTGGAGCTTTAACAACAACTTATACAGCTTCACAAGGTTTATTATTAATGATACCAAACATGTACAAAATTTCTGGTGAAATGTTACCAGGAGTATTCCACGTATCAGCTAGAGCATTAGCTACTTCTGCTTTAAACATATTTGGAGATCACCAAGATGTTATGGCAGCAAGACAAACTGGTTTTGCAATGCTTGCAGAAGGATCAGTTCAAGAAGTTATGGACTTAGCAGCAGTAGCACATTTAACTGCTATTAAGACAAGAATTCCATTCTTAAACTTCTTTGATGGATTCAGAACTTCTCATGAAGTACAAAAAATTGAAGTTTTAGAATATGATGAATTAGCAAGTTTACTTGATTGGGATTCAGTTAAAGCTTTCAGAGAAAGAGCATTAAACCCAAATCATCCTGTAACTAGAGGAACTGCTCAAAATGCAGATATCTATTTCCAAGAAAGAGAATCTGTTAATAAATTCTATAATGAATTACCAGAAACAGTTGAAAATTACATGGCTGAAATCACTAAGTTAACTGGTAGAGAATATCACTGTTTCGATTACTATGGAGCACCAGATGCTGATAGAGTAATTATAGCTATGGGTTCTGCTACAGACGTTTGTGAAGAAACTATAGATTACTTAAATGCTAATGGACAAAAAGTTGGTGTTATTAAAGTAAGATTATTCAGACCATTCTCAAATGAAAGATTATTAGCTGCTATTCCAAAGACAGTTAAGAAAATTGCTGTTTTAGATAGAACTAAGGAACCAGGATCAACTGGAGAACCATTGTACTTAGATGTAAGAAATGCATTCTATGGACAAGCTGATGCACCACTTATTGTTGGTGGAAGATTTGGTTTAGGTTCAAAAGATCCAAATCCAGGACATATTGCTGCAGTTTATGCTAACTTAGCACAAGATGCTCCTAAGAACGGATTCACAATCGGAATCGTTGATGACGTTACAAATACTTCATTAGAAGTAACTGAAGATATAGATGCTACTCCAGAAGGAACTACATCTTGTAAGTTCTGGGGATTAGGATCAGATGGTACTGTTGGAGCAAACAAGAGTGCAATCAAGATCATTGGGGATAATACAGACATGTATGCTCAAGCGTACTTCTTCTATGATTCAAAGAAATCAGGTGGAATTACAGTATCTCACTTAAGATTTGGTAAGAAAGCAATTAAGTCACCATACTTAATAAACAAAGCAGACTTTGTTTCATGTTCTAACCAATCATACATCCACAAATACAATGTACTTGAAGGTTTAAAACCAGGTTCTACTTTCTTATTAAATACTATCTGGTCTCCAGAAGATTTAGAAGAAAAATTACCAGCTTCATATAAGAGATTCTTAGCAAACAACAACATTAAGTTCTACACTATCAATGCTGTAGGTATTGCTCAAGAAATCGGTCTTGGTGGAAGAATCAACATGATAATGCAATCAGCTTTCTTCAAGTTAGCTAACATTATTCCAGTTGAAGATGCTATTAAGCACTTAAAAGATTCAGTTGTAACTTCTTACGGTAAGAAGGGTGAAAAAGTTGTTAACATGAACAACGCTGCTATCGATAAAGGTGTTGAATCAATTGTTGCAATAGACATTCCAGAAGCTTGGAAGACAGTTGCAGATGAAGCTCCAGTAGAAATTAAACATGCTACTAAGTTTGTTAAAGATATAGTTATTCCAATGAACAGACAAGAAGGAGATCAACTTCCAGTTTCAGCATTTGCAGGTATGGAAGATGGTACTTTTGAAAATGGTACTGCTGCTTTCGAAAAGAGAGGAATTGCAGTAAATGTTCCTGAATGGGATAAAGATAAATGTATTCAATGTAACCAATGTTCAATGGTATGTCCACATGCTTCTATAAGACCATTCTTATTAACTGAAGCAGAAAAGAATGCTGCGCCAAGTGCAAATAAGGCTGTAGCTGCTAAAGGATTAAAGACAGAAGAACCATTATTCTATACAATGGGTGTAACACCACTTGACTGTTCAGGTTGTGGAAACTGTGCTCAAGTATGTCCAGCACCAGGAAAAGCATTAGTTATGAAACCACAAGAATCTCAACATGATCAAATAGAAGCTTGGGATTACTTAACTCATGATATATCAGCTAAGAAGAACCCAATGAACAAGAAGACAGTTAAAGGCAGCCAATTTGAGCAACCATTACTTGAGTTCTCAGGAGCTTGTGCAGGTTGTGGAGAAACTCCATATGTTAAAGCTATAACTCAATTAGTTGGTGATAGAATGATGGTTGCTAATGCAACTGGATGTACATCAATCTGGGGAGGATCAGCTCCTTCAACTCCATACACTAAGAATAAAAATGGACATGGTCCAGCTTGGGCTAACTCATTATTCGAAGATAATGCTGAATATGGATTAGGTATGTTCTTAGGAGTTAAGGCTATAAGAGAAAGAATTGCAGAAAAAGCTGAAGCTGCTATAGCTGCAAATGATCCAGCAAAAGCTGAATTACAAGAATGGTTAGATAACGTAGATGAAGGTGAAGGAACTAGAGAAAGAGCTGATAAATTAACAGCTGCTTTAGAAGCATCTAATACTGAATTAGCTAAAGAAATATTAGCTGAAAAAGACTACTTCGTTAAGAGATCACAATGGATCTTCGGAGGAGACGGATGGGCTTACGATATCGGATACGGTGGAGTTGACCATGTATTAGCTTCAGGAGAAGATGTAAATATACTAGTAGTAGATACAGAAGTTTACTCAAACACTGGTGGTCAATCATCTAAAGCTACTCCAACTGCTGCAATCGCTAAGTTTGCTGCAAGTGGTAAGAAGACTAAGAAGAAAGATCTTGGAATGATGGCTATGAGTTATGGTTATGTATATGTAGCTCAAATTAACATGGGTGCTGATAAGAACCAAGTTATGAAAGCTATTGCAGAAGCAGAAGCTTATAAAGGACCATCATTAATAATAGCTTATGCACCATGTATAAATCATGGATTAAGAATTGGTATGGGTAACAGCCAAGAAGAAGCTAAGAGAGCTACTGCATGTGGTTACTGGCAAATGTACAGATTCAACCCAGAATTAAAAGATGCTGGAAAGAATCCATTTACATTAGATTCAAAAGAACCAACTGCAGACTTCAAGGAATTCTTAATGGGAGAAGTTAGATACTCTTCACTTGCTAAGGCATTCCCAGAACAAGCTGATGCTTTATTTGAAAAGACTAAGAAAGATGCTATGGAAAGATTAGAAGGATACAAGAAATTAGCTAATCAACAATAG
- the recJ gene encoding single-stranded-DNA-specific exonuclease RecJ produces the protein MAERWFIKNIKADYKYISKKYALSELVSRLIVNRNIISDEMIRSYINPDFDKFHEAREMKDLEKSVDILREKIKAQNKIRIVGDYDVDGVISIYILYSALKRCNANVDYEIPDRIKDGYGINMNIIKQAKEDGVDTILTCDNGISAIDQIKYAKELGITVIVTDHHDIPFVEKENNVREFISLSADAVVNPKQSECNYKFKQLCGAGVAFKLVEILYETFNIDKKECYKFIEFLAIATVCDVVDLVDENRIFVKKGLELINSTTNLGLQELIRECELTEKTLSVYHLGFIIGPCINASGRLDSAKRGLKLLLSDDEEEAVRLAKELVKLNEDRKDMTMNGVEAAVEIIEKSGMINDKVFVIYIPDIHESLAGIIAGRIKEKYNVPTLVITKAEHGVKGSGRSIEEYNMFEELIKCKDLLEKFGGHPMAAGFSLKEENIDEFRRRLNENTILKDEDLLRKVTIDSVLPLDAINYDVINDLERLEPFGKSNSKPLFAEKNINLLRATILGKNRNVLKLKLKTRMNKALDAIYFGDIEKFEEEVSSKYGNEELQKLYNGEYNHVNLDLVFYPNVNEYNGNTTIQIVIQNYR, from the coding sequence ATGGCAGAAAGATGGTTTATAAAAAATATAAAAGCTGATTATAAATACATATCTAAAAAATATGCACTTTCAGAATTGGTTAGTAGGCTTATAGTAAACAGGAATATTATAAGCGATGAAATGATAAGAAGTTATATTAACCCGGATTTTGATAAATTTCATGAGGCTAGAGAAATGAAAGATTTAGAAAAATCGGTTGATATACTGCGTGAGAAAATAAAAGCTCAGAATAAGATACGAATTGTTGGAGATTACGATGTTGATGGTGTAATAAGTATTTATATTTTATACTCAGCTTTAAAAAGGTGCAATGCAAATGTAGATTATGAAATTCCAGATAGAATAAAAGATGGATATGGAATTAATATGAATATTATAAAGCAGGCAAAAGAAGATGGGGTTGATACCATACTGACTTGCGATAATGGTATATCCGCTATAGACCAAATAAAATACGCAAAAGAATTAGGAATTACCGTAATAGTTACAGATCATCATGATATACCATTTGTTGAGAAAGAAAATAACGTCAGAGAATTTATAAGTTTAAGTGCTGATGCTGTAGTAAATCCAAAGCAAAGTGAATGCAATTATAAATTTAAACAATTGTGTGGAGCGGGTGTAGCATTTAAGCTTGTAGAAATTCTTTATGAGACTTTTAATATAGATAAAAAAGAATGCTACAAATTCATAGAATTTTTGGCAATAGCGACAGTTTGCGATGTTGTAGATTTAGTTGATGAGAATAGGATATTTGTTAAAAAGGGATTAGAACTTATTAACAGTACAACTAACTTAGGACTACAAGAATTAATAAGAGAATGCGAATTAACAGAAAAAACTTTATCGGTATATCATCTTGGATTTATTATAGGGCCATGCATAAATGCTTCAGGAAGGCTAGATTCGGCTAAAAGAGGATTGAAATTATTGCTCTCAGATGATGAAGAGGAAGCAGTAAGGCTCGCAAAAGAATTAGTTAAATTAAATGAAGATAGAAAAGATATGACCATGAATGGCGTCGAGGCTGCTGTTGAAATCATAGAGAAAAGTGGAATGATAAATGATAAAGTATTTGTTATCTATATTCCTGATATACATGAAAGTTTAGCAGGTATAATAGCAGGAAGAATAAAAGAAAAATATAATGTTCCAACTTTAGTTATAACAAAAGCAGAACATGGTGTGAAGGGTTCAGGAAGATCAATAGAAGAATACAATATGTTTGAAGAACTTATTAAGTGCAAGGATCTGCTTGAAAAGTTTGGCGGGCACCCTATGGCTGCAGGTTTTTCATTAAAAGAAGAAAATATAGATGAATTTAGGCGAAGATTAAATGAAAATACAATTTTAAAAGACGAGGATTTATTGAGAAAAGTTACTATAGACTCGGTTTTGCCGCTTGATGCTATAAACTATGATGTGATAAATGATTTAGAAAGATTAGAGCCTTTTGGTAAATCAAACTCTAAACCATTGTTTGCTGAGAAAAATATTAATTTATTAAGGGCAACAATACTTGGAAAGAATAGGAATGTGCTAAAATTAAAACTCAAGACCAGGATGAATAAAGCTCTGGATGCTATTTATTTTGGTGATATTGAAAAGTTTGAAGAAGAAGTTAGCAGTAAATATGGAAATGAAGAATTGCAAAAACTCTATAATGGAGAATATAATCATGTGAACCTTGATTTAGTATTTTATCCAAATGTTAATGAATATAATGGTAATACTACTATACAAATAGTAATACAAAACTATAGGTAA
- a CDS encoding undecaprenyldiphospho-muramoylpentapeptide beta-N-acetylglucosaminyltransferase: protein MTGGGTAGHVTPNLALVPKLKQKDFEIKYIGSFDGIEKEIITKNNIPFFGISCGKLRRYFDVKNFTDPFKILKGIAQALKILSKEKPDVIFSKGGFVAVPVVIAASIKKIPVVAHESDMTPGLANKLSAPFCDKLCVTFRESLKFIKDDKGVLTGSPIREEILNGDKTRGKKICEFSDNKEILFIMGGSLGSKLINEEIRKNLDKLLKDFNIIHICGKGNVDNNFLNKKGYKQFEYVTEELPDLMKACDYIISRAGANSIFEFLALKKPTLLIPLSKKASRGDQILNAKSFEKEGYSLMLQEEEIKNNVLYEKVLELKKRKDELINNMEKSQAKSGVEAIINVLLRSVKVKK from the coding sequence ATGACAGGGGGAGGAACTGCTGGTCACGTTACTCCTAATCTTGCTTTAGTTCCTAAACTAAAGCAAAAGGACTTTGAGATAAAATATATCGGAAGTTTTGACGGCATTGAAAAAGAAATAATAACTAAAAACAATATACCTTTTTTCGGAATTTCGTGCGGGAAATTACGAAGATATTTTGATGTGAAAAATTTTACTGATCCATTCAAAATTTTAAAGGGAATTGCTCAAGCACTAAAAATATTATCAAAAGAAAAACCAGATGTGATTTTTTCAAAGGGTGGTTTCGTAGCTGTTCCAGTTGTAATAGCAGCATCTATTAAAAAAATACCAGTGGTTGCGCATGAATCAGATATGACTCCAGGGCTTGCAAATAAACTTTCGGCACCATTTTGTGATAAACTATGTGTCACATTTAGAGAAAGTCTAAAGTTTATAAAGGATGATAAAGGAGTACTTACAGGAAGCCCAATCAGAGAAGAAATACTTAACGGAGATAAGACTAGAGGAAAAAAGATATGTGAATTTTCTGACAATAAGGAGATTCTCTTTATTATGGGGGGAAGTCTGGGTTCTAAGCTCATAAATGAAGAAATAAGAAAAAATCTAGATAAGCTTTTAAAAGATTTTAATATAATTCATATTTGCGGAAAAGGTAATGTGGATAATAATTTTTTAAATAAAAAAGGGTATAAGCAATTTGAATATGTAACCGAAGAATTGCCTGACCTTATGAAGGCTTGTGACTATATAATTTCAAGAGCAGGTGCTAATTCTATATTTGAATTTTTAGCATTAAAAAAACCAACACTATTAATACCACTTTCAAAAAAGGCAAGTAGAGGAGATCAAATATTAAATGCTAAGTCGTTTGAAAAAGAAGGGTATTCATTAATGCTGCAAGAAGAAGAAATTAAAAATAATGTATTATATGAAAAAGTTCTTGAGCTAAAAAAAAGAAAAGATGAATTAATTAATAATATGGAAAAGAGTCAAGCTAAAAGCGGTGTTGAAGCAATAATAAATGTATTATTAAGAAGTGTTAAGGTAAAAAAATAA
- a CDS encoding flavodoxin domain-containing protein, whose amino-acid sequence MKKVSIIYWSCGGNIEALANTMADGAREQGAEVSVKHVADATLEDVLEADSIAFGSPAVDATKIEQEEMKPFLDQLQNYRDVNINKNCILFATYGWIEDTFMKLWKDEMSSYGFNVIGDLTIKDSPTKTQANIIKQLGKKLVN is encoded by the coding sequence ATGAAAAAAGTTTCAATCATTTATTGGAGTTGTGGAGGAAATATAGAAGCACTTGCGAACACTATGGCAGATGGTGCTAGGGAGCAGGGAGCGGAAGTAAGTGTGAAGCACGTTGCAGATGCCACATTGGAAGATGTTTTAGAAGCTGATTCTATTGCTTTTGGAAGTCCAGCAGTAGATGCCACTAAAATCGAGCAGGAAGAAATGAAACCATTTTTAGATCAATTACAAAACTATAGAGATGTAAACATAAATAAAAATTGTATTTTATTTGCAACTTACGGGTGGATTGAAGATACTTTTATGAAATTATGGAAAGATGAAATGTCATCTTATGGTTTTAATGTAATTGGAGATTTAACAATTAAAGATTCACCAACTAAAACGCAGGCAAACATTATTAAACAATTAGGAAAAAAACTAGTTAATTAA